A region of Argentina anserina chromosome 5, drPotAnse1.1, whole genome shotgun sequence DNA encodes the following proteins:
- the LOC126796000 gene encoding mitogen-activated protein kinase kinase kinase YODA — MPSWWRKSSSKEVKKKESKEGFIDTIMTIHRKLKSSSGDKFNSSSGGSRRRCRDTVSEMGSQSRALSPLTSTQVSRCQSFAERLQSQPLPLPRVQLSNTGGFDFAVTASSKAGSDKVPNQMLYVPLSSPGHILSRVPADAYGDIATASISSDSSIDSDDLPDSRLISPMASDCEYVTRTALNSPSRVIQKDHFSYVNQKNTKETLKPANLLLNSQMMSTSPKRGPSRTHLQNIQIPSNGAFFSAPDSSMSSPSRSPMRVFGSDQVLNSSFRAGKAYPDIASTHCSSPGSGHNSGHNSVGGDLSAQLFWQQNRCSPECSPIPSPRMTSPGPSSRMTSPGPSSRMTSPGPSSRIQSGAVTPLHPRAGGSALESPTSRPDDGKQKSHRLPLPPITTTRACPFSPAYSPATTPTVPRSPGRAENPPSPGSRWKKGRLLGRGTFGHVYLGFNSESGEMCAMKEVTLFADDAKSKESAQQLGQEIALLSRLRHPNIVQYHGSETVDDKLYIYLEYVSGGSIYKLLQEYGQFGEIAIRSYTQQILSGLSYLHTKNTLHRDIKGANILVDPNGRVKLADFGMAKHISGHSCPLSFKGSPYWMAPEVIKNSSGCNLAVDIWSLGCTVLEMATTKPPWSQYEGVAAMFKIGNSKELPGIPDHLSEEGKNFVRLCLQRNPLHRPTAAQLLEHPFVKCVPPLERPIMSLEHSEGPPAVTNAVKSQAFGHGRNNLQSDSEGMTIHQSRGSRTGSAPRDVHTPRYVSSPVSPIGSPLLHPRSPQHFSGRMSPISSPRITSGASTPLTGGGGGGGAIPFQQLKQPTTYLNEGTQMTQRSQNSSFITNGSMQYHEPKPDLFRGIPQASHNFRDIVSSDNIAHRDQFWKPVPGQQREFCDVQSVLTDRVSQQLLMDHMKLNPSMDLNPQ; from the exons ATGCCTTCGTGGTGGAGAAAGTCTTCGTCCAAAGaagtaaagaagaaagaaagtaaAGAGGGTTTCATTGATACCATAATGACCATACACCGGAAACTGAAGAGTTCGTCTGGAGACAAGTTTAACAGTAGTTCAGGAGGTTCTAGGAGACGATGTAGGGACACCGTATCCGAAATGGGTTCTCAATCAAGGGCATTGTCACCACTAACCTCGACACAAGTATCACGCTGTCAAAGTTTTGCAGAGAGGCTTCAAAGCCAACCGCTACCCCTTCCAAGAGTGCAACTTTCCAACACTGGGGGTTTCGACTTTGCTGTCACTGCATCATCAAAGGCTGGGTCTGATAAAGTGCCTAATCAAATGCTCTATGTTCCCCTGTCAAGCCCTGGCCATATCTTGAGCAGGGTACCTGCAGATGCTTACGGTGATATAGCCACTGCTTCCATATCTAGTGATAGTTCTATTGATAGTGATGACCTGCCTGACTCACGTCTCATTAGTCCTATGGCCTCTGATTGTGAATATGTCACCAGAACAGCTTTGAACAGTCCTTCCAG GGTTATCCAAAAGGATCATTTCTCTTATGTCAACCAGAAGAATACAAAAGAGACTTTGAAGCCGGCTAATCTTCTACTCAATAGTCAGATGATGTCCACATCGCCGAAACGGGGACCGTCCAGGACACATCTGCAGAACATACAAATTCCGTCCAATGGTGCTTTCTTCAGTGCTCCAGACAGCTCCATGTCAAGTCCTTCCAGAAGTCCTATGAGAGTGTTTGGCTCTGATCAAGTTCTGAACTCCAGTTTCAGGGCAGGAAAGGCTTATCCTGATATAGCTTCTACCCACTGCTCCAGTCCAGGGTCAGGTCATAATTCTGGACATAATTCGGTCGGAGGGGATCTCTCAGCACAGCTTTTTTGGCAGCAGAACAGGTGTAGCCCTGAGTGTTCTCCAATACCTAGTCCCAGAATGACTAGTCCTGGCCCAAGCTCCAGAATGACCAGTCCCGGCCCAAGCTCCAGAATGACCAGTCCCGGCCCCAGCTCCAGAATACAAAGTGGTGCGGTTACCCCTCTGCACCCACGAGCTGGAGGGTCAGCCCTGGAGTCACCTACAAGCCGACCCGATGATGGGAAGCAGAAAAGCCACCGGTTACCACTTCCTCCCATTACAACAACTAGGGCATGTCCTTTTTCTCCTGCATATTCACCTGCAACAACTCCCACAGTTCCTCGCAGTCCTGGCAGGGCAGAAAATCCACCAAGTCCTGGTTCACGCTGGAAGAAGGGGCGCCTGCTTGGGAGGGGTACATTTGGACATGTGTATCTTGGTTTTAACAG TGAAAGTGGTGAGATGTGTGCAATGAAGGAGGTAACTCTATTTGCAGATGATGCGAAGTCGAAGGAAAGTGCACAGCAGCTTGGGCAA GAAATTGCTTTGCTAAGTCGACTACGGCACCCGAATATAGTGCAGTATCATGGATCTGAGACG GTAGATGATAAACTTTATATATACTTGGAGTATGTGTCTGGTGGATCCATATATAAACtgcttcaagagtatggtcaGTTTGGAGAAATAGCAATTCGTAGTTATACTCAACAAATCCTGTCAGGGCTTTCATACCTGCACACGAAAAACACTCTCCACAG GGATATCAAAGGAGCAAATATATTAGTAGATCCCAATGGTCGGGTGAAGTTGGCAGATTTTGGGATGGCTAAGCAT ATCAGTGGGCACTCTTGTCCTTTATCTTTCAAGGGTAGCCCATATTGGATGGCACCAGAG GTTATCAAGAATTCCAGTGGTTGTAATCTTGCGGTTGACATATGGAGCCTTGGTTGCACTGTTCTTGAGATGGCCACGACAAAACCACCTTGGAGTCAATATGAAGGG GTCGCTGCTATGTTTAAGATAGGAAACAGCAAGGAACTTCCTGGAATTCCTGATCATCTTTCAGAGGAGGGAAAAAACTTTGTTAGGCTATGTTTGCAACGCAACCCACTGCATCGTCCTACAGCTGCTCAGCTTTTGGAGCATCCTTTTGTTAAGTGTGTTCCTCCACTGGAAAGACCCATTATGAGTTTGGAGCATTCTGAAGGACCACCTGCAGTGACAAATGCAGTGAAATCTCAG GCCTTTGGACATGGGAGAAATAATTTGCAGTCCGACTCTGAAGGGATGACTATTCACCAGTCCAGAGGCTCAAGAACTGGATCAGCACcaag AGATGTCCACACACCAAGATATGTGTCTAGCCCAGTTTCACCCATTGGTAGCCCACTTCTCCATCCTAGATCACCACAACATTTCAGCGGAAGGATGTCTCCCATATCTAGCCCCCGTATTACATCTGGTGCATCAACACCTCTcactggtggtggtggtggtggtggtgcaaTCCCATTTCAACAGTTGAAGCAACCAACAACCTACTTAAATGAAGGCACACAGATGACCCAGAGATCCCAGAACAGTAGCTTCATTACAAATGGCAGCATGCAATATCATGAGCCAAAGCCTGATCT